The genomic region GCCGTGGAAGAGCAGTTCTACATCGCCTGGCCGCTGGCGCTCGCGGTGCTCCTCCGCCGGGGCCGCGGCTTCGCCTTGGCGGCCGTGGTCCTCGGGGCGCTCGGGTCCACGGGGCTTATGGCACTGATGTACGAGCCCGGGTCCGACGTCTCGCGCCTTTACTACGGGACTGACACGCGGGCAGCCGGCTTCCTCGCCGGCGCCGGGGCGGCAATCGCGCTGCCGGCGCTCGCGGGCGCAGGGCGTCGCGCGGCGCTGGCGGCGACCATCTCGGGCGCGGCAGCGCTGGCGCTCATCGGCGTTTGGTCCGCTGTGCTCAACGACAGCAGCCCCTTTCTGTACCGCGGAGGCTTCCTGGGGGTGAGCGGGGCGACGGCACTGGTCATCGCAGCAGTCTCCCGCAGCGACTGGCCGCTGTCGCGGGTCCTGGGAGTGGCCCCCCTGCGCTGGGTTGGAGCGCGCTCCTACGGCATCTACCTCTGGCACTGCCCTCTTTACCTCCTCGCGTGGCCGGAAGGACCATCGCTCGTGCAGGCAGCCGGCCTTGCGGCGCTTGCGGTCGCGATCGCCGCTGCCTCTTACGCCTTCCTCGAGGAGCCTGTCCGAAAAGGGGCGCTGGACGGAATTTGGGCCTCCTGGCGCTCGAAGCCAGGAGTTGCCGTGCATCGGCGGTTCGCAAAAGGCCTCGTCCTGGCAGGTTTCGCGCCGCTACTCGTCGGCGCCACGGCATCGCTTTCCACGCCTTCGGCGACAGGCGTGCCCGAGGAGTTGCGAGCCGGCGGCGTACGGATCATGTCGCCGGCCACCGACGACCTGTTCGGCCCTGCAGTCCGCGAACCGGCGGCGCCGACTCCCGTGCCGGTCCTGCCCGACCGCAACGACTGCGCATCGATTCGGTCGACGGAGTACAGGTCGGAGACCGAGCGCGCCTGGTATCTGTCGAACTGCATTGCCGCGCCCGCCGTCGTGACGGCATCGCCGGCTGCCGTCCTCTCGGCGCCCGGCGCGCGGACTGCCGGCTCGCGGCCCGCCGGCATAATCACCGCCATCGGCGACTCCGTCATGCTTGGCGCTGCCCGGGAGCTGGCAGCGGCCGTCCCGGGAATCGATGTCGACGCGGCGGTGTCGCGACAGGCCTCGGCCGCCATAGCGTTGCTCCGCGAGCGGCGCGATGCCGGTCAGCTCGGAAGTACGGTCCTGCTGCACATCGGGCACAACGGC from Dehalococcoidia bacterium harbors:
- a CDS encoding acyltransferase family protein is translated as MRGDTDTRARGASGGYLPGLDGLRGIAVIAVLVFHANASWLPAGFLGVEAFFAISGYIITRGLLAEHARTGRIDLRGFWIRRARRLLPAVALLLVALLSAAAVADPAALPRLRADALAAAGYVTNWRLVLAGESYFDSWSRPSLLKHLWSLAVEEQFYIAWPLALAVLLRRGRGFALAAVVLGALGSTGLMALMYEPGSDVSRLYYGTDTRAAGFLAGAGAAIALPALAGAGRRAALAATISGAAALALIGVWSAVLNDSSPFLYRGGFLGVSGATALVIAAVSRSDWPLSRVLGVAPLRWVGARSYGIYLWHCPLYLLAWPEGPSLVQAAGLAALAVAIAAASYAFLEEPVRKGALDGIWASWRSKPGVAVHRRFAKGLVLAGFAPLLVGATASLSTPSATGVPEELRAGGVRIMSPATDDLFGPAVREPAAPTPVPVLPDRNDCASIRSTEYRSETERAWYLSNCIAAPAVVTASPAAVLSAPGARTAGSRPAGIITAIGDSVMLGAARELAAAVPGIDVDAAVSRQASAAIALLRERRDAGQLGSTVLLHIGHNGVFTDSHFEEAMRIAGPDRLVVFVNLKLPRSWEASNNRVIAAGVSRHANAVLVDWHSATSVRPGLFWDDGVHLRPEGAVYYAALIASALGR